The genomic segment CGATTTGTCGATTCCTATTGGGACGACTTCGTATTTGGTCTTGTCAATCGCGTCAATGATGTTGCGCGCAGATTGTAGTGATACTTCGTGCTCTGCTGATTTTCCACCAAATAGTATTCCCACGCGGGTCTTTTTCATTTTTCTCTCTGCTTTTTTTTTCGTCGCCACCACCAGAATCCGAGTATGCCCACAACCATTAAAATTGCCAGTATGCGATTATAAGTTTTCAGTACAGCGACTACGATTTGCCAGTTTTCGCCGACCGTAAAGCCAAAGTAGATCAGCAGACTATTCCACAATAATGTGCCAAATAACACGTAAAGCGTCATGCGCAGGGGGTGCATCTGGCTGATGCCAGCCACAATACCGACAAATATCCGCACAGCGGGCAAAAAGCGGTTGAAAATGACGATTTTGTCGCCATAGCGATTGAACCATGTTTCGGTGCGGTGCAGGTTTTCTTCATTCAAGAACTTTATATTCAACCGCAAGAAGAACGATCGCCCTTTTACAAATGCGATGGCGTAAAGGAGCAAACAGCCCACTGCGCTGCCTATCCACATTGCAAAATACGCAGGCCAGACAGCGATTATTCCAATGCCGGCCAAATATGCGCCGAATACAATCAGGGTATCACCGGGAATGATAGGTACTATGTTCTCTAAAAAAGCACCCAGAAACAAAAAAAAGTAAATCCACTCTGGTGGTTGGTCTCTCAAATAGGCGAGAAAAGAATTCCAGAGTTCAGTAAAGTAAGGAAAAAAAGAATTCCAGAGTTCAGTAAAGTACTCCAATTTGTATCCTTTGGATGTGACACAGGAGGCGATTACATTTTTGAATAAACTGCACAATAAGTCAATAACTTTTTATTAACGCTACCGCCTGTGCTGCTATGCCTTCTTCGCGTCCGATAAAACCCATGTATTCGGTTGTGGTTGCTTTTACCGATATGAGGTCAACCGACACTTCCAATGCGCGTGCTATGTTTTCGCGCATTTGTTCAATATACGGCGATAGTTTTGGGCGTTGCGCCATCACGGTTGCATCCACATTGAGCACCTGCGCGTGTGATTCTTTCAGGATGTGAGTCACGTGCGCCAGCAATGTGAGACTCGATATATCTTTGTACGCGGCGTCTGTATCGGGAAAGAGTTGACCAATGTCGCCGGCACCCAGTGCGCCCAACAGGGCATCGATGACGACATGGGTCAATACATCTGCATCTGAGTGACCCTGTAGCCCTTTTTCGTGGGGAATGTGTACGCCACCCAAAATTAGCGCACGGTCCTCCGCGAGTTGATGCGCGTCATAGCCCTGACCAATTCGCAATGTCGGTGTCACTTCGCCTCGTTGTTCTAAAATGTGCAAACCCATGTCGAGGTCTTCTATCGATGTAATTTTGATATTGTCCGCTCGCCCGGGCACAATGGTTACTGCTTCGCCCAAACGCTCTACCAGAGCCGTATCATCTGTGCCCAGATATCCCGATTCGCGTGCGGCACGATGGGCGCGGAAGATCACGTCGCGGCGAAATGCCTGGGGTGTTTGCACGGCTCGCAATGTCGATCTGTCCAGAGTTTTTGCGACTTGATCGCCCTGCACGCGTTTTATTGTATCTGTTACTGGTGTACCCAAAACAGCGGCGCCGTGTTCAGTTGCTGCCAGGACTACGGCATTGATCTCTTCGGGTGTTACATAAGCTCGCGCGCCATCGTGGATAGCAACTACGTCGGCATCTTGCGGGATCGCGTGTAGGCCGCAGGCCACAGAATCCTGTCGTTCTGCACCGCCAGCGATCACTTCGACGACTTTGGAAAATTTTTTCTTTCCGAATTGTTCTCGACAAGTATCGATGTCCTCACGCCCCACGACCAGCACAACGCGGTCAATGCGGTCTGCGCGTTCAAATGCGGTCAATGTCCAGGCCAATACGGGACGTCCGGCAAGGTCGAGAAATTGCTTGGGAATATGCGTGCCCATTCGTTTTCCCGATCCAGCAGCGAGAATGATGGCGTAGTTCATGATAAGCTTTCAGATTTTTGCGCTCATATGTTATACTGGTCCTGTTCCCGTTTGGCCCAGTCGGCGTTGACAAACATGTTCAGGCCGGGATCGGCGTATATGCCGTCTATTTTGTCGCCGTCGTGCTGTCGCAAGAAGTCGATGTCGATCTCTACGCCCCAGCCCGGGCCACCGGGCAATTCGAAATGACCATCTACGACTTCGGGGTACGGCGTTCCCGCGCGTTTGACGTGCTCATCTGCAAAATCATTAAAGTGTTCGAGCACTTTGCCATTGCGGAGGGTTGCCATCAAGTGAAGGGTCGCAACTGTGGTGATAATTCCGCCGACATTGTGTGGCGCAACCATCACGTTGTAGGTTTCAGCCGTGGAGGCGATTTTCTTGGTTTCCAGCAGGCCGCCACACTGGTTCAGATCCGGCTGGATGATATCCACGACCCGCATGGGAAATAGGTCTCTAAATTCCGCGGCTTTGTAAAGCCGTTCTCCGGTCGCAATTGGGATGGATGTATGTTGCGCTACTTTGGTCAATGCGCCCAGGTCTTCCGGACGCGTCGGTTCTTCAATCCATCCCGGACGCAGGTGTTCAATTGCTTTGGCGATTTCGATGGCTTGATGGGACGCGAACCGACCGTGCATTTCCACAAATATCTGTACGCGGTCACCCACGACGGAATGCACGGCTTCGATCAATTCAACGGATTTGAAAAATTCGTCGCGCGTCAGTTCCAGGTTGCCATTACCAAATGGATCAAATTTTAGACCGATATATCCGCGGTCGATCACTTTTTGAGCTGCTTTGGCAAATTCTTCTGGCGAACGCTCCACTGTGTACCAGCCATTTGCATAAGCGGGTACGCGTTCAATGGTTTTGCCGCCGATGAGATTGTACACGGGCTGATTGGTCAATTTGCCAATGCAATCCCAGCACGCCATCTCTACGAGTGCCAGCCCCGTCATCACAACTTCACCTGGCACACCAAAATCGTGGAGTGTGAATCGACAATATAGGTCCTCTATATCGTACACATTGTGCCCGATAAAATGTCGTCTGGTATCTTTCAGAAACTCCAGCACGGTATGTGTTTTGCCCAGGACGCGTGCTTCCCCAACTCCGCGCGTGCCGTCTTCCAATTCGATAAATACATACGTCAAATTGCGCCAGGGCGTTCCCAGCACATAAGTTTCGTAATTTTTGATTTTCAAAGGGTACTCCTTTTTCGCTATAATATCATCATTGCATCGCCATAACTGTAAAACCGATAGGCTTCGCGCACGGCTTCCCGATATGCTCGCATCGCAAAATCGCGCCCCATGAATGCGGCGATGAGCATGAGTAAAGTAGATTCTGGCAGATGGAAATTTGTGATTAGACCATCTACCAATCGAAAATTGTAGGGTGGATAGATAAAGATATGCGTCCAGTCCGAGCCGGATTTTAGTTGCCAATTTGATCCGATTTTTACTGCTGCGGACTCGAGTGTTCGCACCGATGTCGTTCCCACTGCGATGACGCGCCCGCCATTTGCCCGGCATCGATTGACGGTTTCTGCCGCGCTTTCATCAATTTTCCAAAATTCCGCACCCATTTTGTGATCGCGCACATCGTCTGCTTTCACTGGTTTGAATGTGCCGGGTCCTACATGTAGCAGGATTCGCGCTAAACTTATGCCCAATGCTTCAATTTTTGCCAACAGAACGGGGGTAAAATGAAGCCCCGCAGTGGGAGCAGCGACAGACCCGCGCACGCGCGCATAGACCGTCTGATACCGCTCTTTGTCAGAGGCGCAATCTTCCCGCCGAATATAGGGCGGCAATGGTACATGGCCATGTGTTTTTAGGAGTTCATCCAGCGATCCTTTGCCCTCAAACCGCACGCGGCGGTTGCCCGAATCGAGTACGTCTTCGACCGTGGCAATCAGGTCAGATCCTTCAAAAGCAATTTCAGCCCCAATTCGCAATCGCCGTCCAGGCCGCGCCATTACTTCCCAGCTATCGCCATTGGGATGCAGGAGCAAAAGTTCTACTGCACCTCGAGTGATTGGCCGGTATCCTTTTAGACGCGCGGGAAATACCCGCGTTTCGTTCAATACCAGACAATCGCCTGCGCGCAAAAAGTTGGGCAGTTCTCGAAATGTTCGATGTACAATCTCGCGGTGCGTGCGATTTGCTACCATCAAACGCGATCCATCGCGCTCAGCCGTTGGGTATTGTGCGATCAGGTGATTGGGTAATTCGTAATAAAAATCAGAACGTTTCACTGGATGAATTTTAAAAAAGTGAGAATATGGCAATCGTATCACTCAAAGAGCGATGGAAAGTGACGATGGGGTTCTGCTGGCTCTCTGAAGAGTATCTGCTGGCGCGGTGTCAGTTCTGTGTTGGTTGGCGGTTGGACGCGATTGGGTCTCCAGGCTGTGTGCGCTACGCAATATTTGTAAAGGAGAGAGCGGCGTTCGTGCTTGCTGTACCAGGCCGATGTCCCGTGCGTTAGAGCTTCGGAAAATAAAATAGCGGAGCCAGCAGGTGCATGTGGAATGATTATAAGGGGCGATTTTTCGGGGGCATCGAATATCTTTTGGGGTAATCGGTAGTTGCTTTTGTGGCTACCGGGAATGCAGCAGAATCCCCCGTGGTCTGGCCCTGCGTCTGTGAGGCTCCACGCTACAACCATGAATCCGTCGGTGATCTCGTGTTTGGGAAAATTAAAGTATTTGCCCGGCATCGATCCAGAAATGGGTGACATGGCGCCGTAGTCGGCGTGCAGACGCCCTCTTCCCATGCCCGCTTTCATGTACATGCCATAGAGGCGGTCAAGGCGAAAGCAGTCGCCCAATCGGAAGCGCAATATAGACATAATTTGAGGGTGATCAAGGAGGTCGCAAAAGGGTTTTCCCCATTGCAGAAAGCCCGGCCCGTCTGGCGCGCTGCCAAATCGCTGCGTTTCGCCCGGTGGGGGCAGTTTTTGTCGGTCAAATAGTTCATTGAGTGTTGCTACTTCGTCTGCGGTTAAGACGTTTTCAACGACGAGATAGCCCTGCAAGTCGAGCAGGTATTGTTGTGTTTCAAGGTCCTCCATAATATCCTCCTGTTGTTTTTAAATGATGTGGTGTAATGTCCTGGGGGATGATATTGATTGGACTATATTAGATTTCGACTTTGGACGCAAGGAGAAAGACCAGCAAATGGTCAGTTGCAAAATCAGGTAGGTGGTATTATATTTTGCTGTGTCTTATTATTTTACGCAAAGAAACGGTGTGTATCACGCCGTTTCTTTTTTTCCAAATAACAGGAGTGTGCTATGGCAGTTAAAACGTGTCTTATGGTGGGCGGTGGTGGTATGGCAGGGGGCTGGATCAATCGCATGACGCAAAAATTTGGAGATCGCATCAAAATTATCGGTCTCGTCGATGTCAATCGGGATGTGCTGGATCGTCAGGCGCAGACACTTGGTCTGTCTAAAGATCAACTTTTTACTTCACACGAAGATGCTGTGTCCGCTGTCAATGCCGATTTTTGTGGTGTGGCAACACCGCCGCCGTTTCACGCGCCGGCAACAGTTGCCGCGCTTGAGGCGGGCATGCCCGTGATATCTGAGAAGCCGATTGCAGATACGCTCGATGCGGCTAAAGACATGGTTCGCGCTGCCCAAAAGACGGGCTTGCCCTGCGCCATTATTCAAAATTATCGCTATGCCCGAAATAAGCAGGAACTCGTTCGAATTCGCGATGAGGGACGCCTCGGTCGGCTGCAGCATATTGTTGGACGATATGCTTGCGATTACCGAGAATTTGAGTCGTGGGGCAAAGCCTGGCGGCATACGATGGAATTTGGTCTTCTCTTTGAAGGCTCGGTGCATCATTTTGACATGCTGCGTTTTCTTTCAGGTGGCGATCCCGATACGCTTATGGGATTTGGCTGGAATCCCGAATGGTCGAGTTTTGATCACCATTCGAGCGGGATGTATCTCGTGAATATGGACAATGGTACGCATGCGTTTTACGAGGGTAATAGCTCAGCGGCGGGTATTACCAACTGCTGGCATCGGGAACACTACCGCGCTGAATTTGAAGAGGGGACGGTCGAGATTGCCGAGGGTGCTACTGTGACTATTCACCGCGTTGGGCAAGAGCCAGAAGTTTATGAAGCGCCTGAAATTGAATGGGAAGGTCACGATCATCTTTTCGATGAGTTTCTCGACTGGCTCGATGGGGGGCCGCCTTCCGAGACGCGCATTGAAAAAAATATTATTTCGTATGCTATGGTCATCGCCGCAATGGAGACGACGCTGGATGGACAGCCGAAGAAAATCGCAGATTATGTTTCGGATCTCGATTTGTAGCCATAGATCAACTTACCAAATCGCAAAAAAGCCCCCGTAACACTGTTGCGGGGGCTTTGAATTGGTCGTTTTTCGCCTATTAGCAACACCCTGTGCTCGACAAGATGCCTCTGATATATCCGAGCGTGAATGCGAGGTCACGGTCGATACCTTCAGGCGTTTTGGAGCCGACGCATTCTACGTAGAGTGGACCTGTGAATCCCCCGCCGATTAGTCCGGATAAGATGCGGTGAAAATCGACTTCACCATCTCCTGCTGTGGTCTGTACATTGGGGTTGTTCTCAGAGTCCAATGCACAATCTTTTACAATCGCTGTTGAGGTGTATTTTGCAATATCATCCACTTCCTGCTCTGGGCGCACTTCGCCGCGCGTGTAGTGAATGATGTTGCCCGGGTCGTAGCTTACCGCAAATGCGGGGTGATTGACCTGGTGATACAGATCGATCAATTCTTTTGCTGTCAGGCTGATACCCCCATGAGGCTTGAGGGAGATGCCCAGATCTAAGGTATCCGCGTGTTCGGCTGCACGGCGCATGACTTCGGGATAGATGCCGTAATATTCTTTTTTTCCCGTTCCCAATTCCAATATCCACTTTGCGCCGAGTTCGGCGGCGTTATCCAATAATTGTTTATACGCATCTGCTGCACCATCCACACCGTGCTCCAACAGCGCTCTGCCGAGCAACATGGATGGATTGACGCCCGCCTGGGTAGCGGCTTTTTTGGCGGCTGCGATTTGCGCGGCACTGCTTTCATTATTTACGGGTATAACCCCATCGTGTGCAAATACAGCTACGTCTGTATATCCAGCGCTTGCGATGTGTTCACACGCCTCTGCAAATGACAGGGCGTTGAGAGGTCGCGTTGTGCTGCCAATGACCAGTTCCATCATTTACTCCTTCCTCGTTTTATCCGGATTGTTTACCCGTGGTTGTTAAGGTCTTTCCCGCAATGCGGGCATTTATTTTCGCGATGAGATTCCTGCATGGCTTCGACAAAGCCAGAACTCAAGATGCCGGCGGGTAAGGCAAACATCCCAACGCCCAGTACGGCAATTATTGCCCCCAGGAATTTGCCCAATGACGTTATGGGAAAGACATCGCCATAGCCCACGGTTGTCAGGGTTACTATTCCCCACCACATGGTTGTTGGAATACTCGAAAAGGCTTCGGGTTGTGCATAGTGTTCGACAAAATACATCAGGCTGGATACGATGACTAATAAGAGCGTCAATGCAAATGCTACGATATAAAGTTCATGGCGTTTTTGCCATATTACCCGGCCAAACATTTGCATTGAATGCGAATAGCGGCCCACTTTGAGCAGGCGAAATAATCGCAACAAGCGCAGGGGCAGCGTATATTCGGGCGGTATTGTGACGAGTAAAAAGACATAATAGGGAAATATGGCGATGAAATCAATCAGTGCCAGAGGCGTCAGCATAAATGCCAACCGCCCAGTCAGGGAGCGCGCAAATTTTTTATCTGCGGTACAACACCAGATACGCAGCAGGTATTCAACGGTGAAGATCAGCACGCATATAGTTTCAAAAAGCTCGATAAACTCGCCATAAGTCTCATTAATTCCCTCGACGGTTTCGAGTATGACCATTGTCACATTCAGGACGATGAGGGTGATTATAAAAAGATCAACTATGCGGCTCAGCAGATCACCTTCTTCGGCTTTTTCCAGGATTGCGTACAAGTGTGTTTTTGCGGTCATCGCGTTTACCTCCCGCTCCAAAATAGAATTGTTTTGTGATCTTTACAAGTGAATATTAAGAGGTGAGATGTAAGACGTAAGAGGTGAAGGTCGCAGTCCCCAGTCCCCTGGGGTGGATTGTGGGGCGAGGCTCATCAAAGGAGTTTTATTTGTCTGATCTTTTAAAAAATCCAATTGTCCGGGTTATTTTTGCGCTTATTTTTGCGGTGGTTCTGGTGAGCGTTTTGCCGGGGAACCGGGAGCGCGTTTTACACGAGCAACTGTTGACTGCGATTCCCAAATTGGCGGAACAGTTCGGCGATCATCAGTGGATGCTATCGCCAGATGCGGATCGCGTGTTGCAGAAGGCTTTTGCCGAAGCACAAGGTCGTCGGCCTGATGCGTCTTCTGAAGGTATAGAAATTGTATTTCGCGGCGTGGCAATCTCCGAGGGTTATCACCTCGTTGCTGTGCGCGGTTCTGATGAACGAGGAGAAGTTTTGTCGCCTGTTACGGCGTGGAGTCTTTTTCCACCTGTTGCTGCGATTCTGGTGGCTATTATCAGCGGGCGTCTTATTCTGGGGCTTTCGCTTTCTATTCTCGCGGGGGGATTTCTCGCGTCGCTGGGTGAACCCCTTTATTATTTGCCGGTTGTTGCGCTGCAAAAATCCCTGATTGGCTATGTTTGGACGCCTTTGGAAAGTTCGTTTCAGCTCTATATTCTCGCGTTTACTGCAGGGCTTATCGGTATGGTGCGCGTTACCACGCTTTCGGGTGGCAATCGCGGTATTGCCAATGTGCTTTCCCGACGTGCCGAGGGCGCGCGTTCAACGCGGTTGGCGGCATTTTTTATGGGGCTTGCTATCTTTTTTGACGATTATGCAAATTCTATTGTGGTGGGTTCTACTTTGCGCCCGATAGCGGACCGATTCAGGGTGTCGCGGGAAAAACTCGCGTATATTGTCGATTCAACTGCCGCCCCTATCGCGGGTATTGCGATTATCAGTACGTGGATTGGATACGAAGTTAGCCTTTTTCAGGATTTAATGACGGATCTCAAGACCGGGTTGTCGGGATACCAGCTTTTTTTTAATGCTCTGCCTTTGCGTTTCTATTGTTTGCTTACGCTTACTTTTGTGTTGCTTTCTGCTTATCTGCGCCGCGATTACGGGCCTATGCTCGCCGCAGAACGCCGCGCACAAACAACGGGTCAGGTGATGCGCCCTGGCGCGACGCCAATGACCGGACGAGCACAGGACGAAATTGGTCCTGTTGAGGGCGTCCGTCCCGTGTGGTGGGCGGCTATTTTGCCCGTAATTCTCGTTATTGTGTGCGTCATTGGGGGGATGGCTTTTGATACTTGGGATCACGAGAGGGTTCTCGCTGCGCGGCGGGATTATGGCTTGATGAGTAGCGCGTTTTGGAGTGCGTGTTTTTCAAATGCCAATACTGCGCAGGTTCTTTTTGTGGCGGCAATGCTCGGTTCTGCACTCGCGATTGCGATAGCTATTACGCGCAGGCAGGTTGAGACGGGTGCGCGGGTTATTTCTGTGGGGGATGCTGTTTCGACATGGGCGCGCGGTATTGTCGGCGTGTGGTATGCGATTGTTATTCTGATTCTCGCATGGGCGATCAAAGAGGTCTGTGCAGATGCGGGTACGTCAACTTATCTCACCGCGGCACTTTCTCCGCTTATTTCTCCGGGGCTGCTGCCTTTGCTGATTTTTCTGCTCGCTGCTCTTGTTGCATTTTCAATTGGCACGTCCTGGACGACGATGGCGATTCTCATTCCTACAGTTGTTCCGCTCGCACATGCGGTGGGGGGGCTACCACTGACGATACTGGCAGCCGCGGCTGTGCTTGATGGGGCGATTTTTGGCGATCATTGCTCGCCTATTAGCGATACTACGGTGATGGCGAGTATCGCGTCGTCGTGTGACCACCTTGATCACGTTAAAACACAACTTCCCTACGCGCTCACGACGATGAGTGTCGCGGGTATTTTTGGCTATTTGGGGACGGCGCTGATTTATCCAGGGTGGATTGGTCTCGTTCTGGGCCTGATTACCATTCCAATAATTCTTCTCGCTATAGGCAAAAATCCGGATGGATAGCGGTTAGTTCGTCCAGACTCTGCCAGTTTTATCTTTGCGCTCTATTGTTTTCTTGACTTCTATTTTTGAGTGATACATGCATGCCTTGTCATATATTGAGGATTTGAGATTTTAACGGAGGTGGCTATGACGATTCAGGAGCAGTTGCACTACGAGCAGGTCAATGATGAATCGCTGAGTTTTCTCAAAGCGATTGGCGTTGACTATCTGACGATCAATCCGTCGATGGATATGCGCGATGGCAAGGACCGCCGCGCGTACTGGGAAGATATGCGAGATAGAGCTGCCGATCACGGCCTGGTTTTGAGGAATGCCGCCAGCTATGGTTGGGATGAATTTACTCTGGGATTGGAAGACCGGGATGAAAAAATTGATGCCTGGTGTATGTTTATCCGCAATTTGGGTGAGGCAGGTATTCCCACTCTGGGATACAATTTTAAGCCGATTGGCAATTTTCGCACAGAGTCGGCGACGGGTCGCGGCGGCGTCAAATACAGCACGTTTGATTACGACGAATGGGCGAGCGAGCGCGTGTATGTGCCCGACAAAGTAATTTCAGAAGCCGGCATGTGGGAAAATATCGAATACTTTTTGAAGCGCGTAATACCCGTGGCCGAGGAATACGGCGTGAGGATGGCATTGCATCCGGATGATCCGCCCATTCCCGAACCGATGGGCGGAGCCGCGCGTATTGTATCGACATTGGAGCAATATCATCGCATCTTTGACCTTGCTCCCAGTTCGTGTAATGCCATGCTATTTTGTCAGGGGTGCGTGGCTGAAATGGGCGAAGATGTTTGCGAAGCGATCCGCGATATTGGCGGTCGGGACAAAATTGTGTATGTGCATTTTCGAGATATTCAAGGTACGCCGAGAAGTTTTCGAGAGGTGTTTATCGATGAGGGGCAAAACGATATGCACCAGGCGATGCAGACCTACAAGGACGTGGGGTTTAACGGTCCGTTTATGATGGACCACACCCCCAGGTTCTGGCAATCGGGTACTGAGTGGGCAGGGCGCGCATTTGCCGTGGGGTACATGCGCGCATTGATTCAGGTGGTTTATTGAGGACGGTGAGACGCTTTTAAAAGGAGAGCAATATGGGCAAGAAGACGGCAAGTTCTCAGAAGGTTGTCAAGGTTGCCATGATCGGTGCGGGGGGGCGGTCGCGCAGTGTACACTATCCCTCGCTGAACGATATGGACGATGTCAAAATGGTGGCCGTATGCGAGTTGAATGAAGTGCGTATGATTGAGGTGGCGGGGGAGTACGATATTCCAGCGCGATACACCAATTATGTGACGATGATCGAACGGGAAAAACCCGATGTGGTGTATGCGATTATGCCACCGCATCACATATACGATCTGGCGGCAAATATTATGGAGATGGGCGTTAATATTATCATTGAAAAACCGCCTTCAGTGACGACCGAACAGGCTAAGCAGATGGCGTTGTTAGCGAAAAAGAACAATGTGATTACGGGCGTGACATTCCAGAGGCGGTTTGCGCCAGTGATCCGCACGGGAAAAGAAATATGTGAAAAGAATGGGCCAGTGCACAGTGCGGCGTCGTATTTTTTGAAAAACGAAGTGGGTGGACAACCCATTTACAAGGGGGCGCTGGAAAAACTGACCTGCGATGGTATTCACGCGGTGGATACGCTGCGATATTTGTGTGGTGGAGAAGTAGAAGCCGTGGCGAGCGATGTGCGGCGATTGGATGCCACGTTTAGAAATATGCACACGGCGCTGGTGAAGTTTGCGTCTGGCGCGACAGGTGTGCTACAAAATTGTTATATGATGGGACGGCGGATGTTCACGGTGGAAGTGCATTCGACGGGTATTTCGATGTTTGGCGATCCCGAAGAGGGCGGGCAGGTATTTGCCGATGGCAAAGTCGAACCCGTAAGGTCGCTTGATCCATGGATACTGAGCGAAAGCGAGCAGCCACATGTCGCTTTTGGGGCTTATGCCATTAATCGCCATTTTATCGATTGCGTAAAAACAGGCCAACAACCCGAAACAAATTTTGAAGATGCGGCAAAATCTATGGAATTGGTTGATGCGATTTACGATTCACAAATCGGATGAGATGTAATTATTAAGGAAAAGGCGGGATGTATCGCATCCCGCCCTTTTTGTTTTTTAAGCCGATATTTGTTTGTGCGATTTCTCAAAGCCCCAAGTCATCGGAAATATCATTCATCGCATCGCGTACAAAAGCGATATGATCGTCTAATTCTATGCCGAGTTCTTCGGCGCCGGTTAGAATGTCTTCCCGTGAGACATTTCGGGCAAAGCCTTTTTGTTTTATTTTTTTAAGCACTGAAGAGACTTTGAGATCTGCGAGTTTTTTGGTGGGTTGCATCAGAGTTACAGCCACGATGAATCCAGTCAATTCATCTACTGCAAAGAGGGCTTTATCGAGCAGGCTTTCTCT from the Gemmatimonadota bacterium genome contains:
- a CDS encoding Na+/H+ antiporter NhaC family protein — protein: MSDLLKNPIVRVIFALIFAVVLVSVLPGNRERVLHEQLLTAIPKLAEQFGDHQWMLSPDADRVLQKAFAEAQGRRPDASSEGIEIVFRGVAISEGYHLVAVRGSDERGEVLSPVTAWSLFPPVAAILVAIISGRLILGLSLSILAGGFLASLGEPLYYLPVVALQKSLIGYVWTPLESSFQLYILAFTAGLIGMVRVTTLSGGNRGIANVLSRRAEGARSTRLAAFFMGLAIFFDDYANSIVVGSTLRPIADRFRVSREKLAYIVDSTAAPIAGIAIISTWIGYEVSLFQDLMTDLKTGLSGYQLFFNALPLRFYCLLTLTFVLLSAYLRRDYGPMLAAERRAQTTGQVMRPGATPMTGRAQDEIGPVEGVRPVWWAAILPVILVIVCVIGGMAFDTWDHERVLAARRDYGLMSSAFWSACFSNANTAQVLFVAAMLGSALAIAIAITRRQVETGARVISVGDAVSTWARGIVGVWYAIVILILAWAIKEVCADAGTSTYLTAALSPLISPGLLPLLIFLLAALVAFSIGTSWTTMAILIPTVVPLAHAVGGLPLTILAAAAVLDGAIFGDHCSPISDTTVMASIASSCDHLDHVKTQLPYALTTMSVAGIFGYLGTALIYPGWIGLVLGLITIPIILLAIGKNPDG
- a CDS encoding TIM barrel protein — protein: MTIQEQLHYEQVNDESLSFLKAIGVDYLTINPSMDMRDGKDRRAYWEDMRDRAADHGLVLRNAASYGWDEFTLGLEDRDEKIDAWCMFIRNLGEAGIPTLGYNFKPIGNFRTESATGRGGVKYSTFDYDEWASERVYVPDKVISEAGMWENIEYFLKRVIPVAEEYGVRMALHPDDPPIPEPMGGAARIVSTLEQYHRIFDLAPSSCNAMLFCQGCVAEMGEDVCEAIRDIGGRDKIVYVHFRDIQGTPRSFREVFIDEGQNDMHQAMQTYKDVGFNGPFMMDHTPRFWQSGTEWAGRAFAVGYMRALIQVVY
- a CDS encoding Gfo/Idh/MocA family oxidoreductase, which translates into the protein MGKKTASSQKVVKVAMIGAGGRSRSVHYPSLNDMDDVKMVAVCELNEVRMIEVAGEYDIPARYTNYVTMIEREKPDVVYAIMPPHHIYDLAANIMEMGVNIIIEKPPSVTTEQAKQMALLAKKNNVITGVTFQRRFAPVIRTGKEICEKNGPVHSAASYFLKNEVGGQPIYKGALEKLTCDGIHAVDTLRYLCGGEVEAVASDVRRLDATFRNMHTALVKFASGATGVLQNCYMMGRRMFTVEVHSTGISMFGDPEEGGQVFADGKVEPVRSLDPWILSESEQPHVAFGAYAINRHFIDCVKTGQQPETNFEDAAKSMELVDAIYDSQIG